In the genome of Candidatus Effluviviaceae Genus I sp., the window GCTTCCCCGCCGCCGCCTGCTCGGCGAGGCACCCCACCACTCTGTCCTTCGCAGCGATCGCGCCCGCGCGCACGCGGTCCTGATACGAGAACCCGCCGGGCAGCACGTAGGCGTCGTACGCCCCGAGCACGCCGTCGGGCTCGTTCCACATGACGATGTCGCACGCGGCGCCCGCGTCCAGCACGGCGCGCCGCGTCTCCTCCTCGCAGTTCACGCCGGGGAACCGCACGACGGCCACGCGCACGCCGGCCGCGCACGCGCCGCCGCGCCCATCCCCCGCCGCTCCGCGCGAGAAGCTCACAGCATCACCTCCGTGGCGCCGCGCGACCACGCGCGCGCAAGCGCCGCCATCGGAAGCGCGATGTCCCTCGGTCCCGCGCCCGTGATGACGAGCGACGCGTCGGCCGTCACGACGCCGACGCGGGCGCACCACGCGCCCCGCCGCTCGAGCACCCCCCGCGCGGCGTCCTCGGAACGCGGCTCGATCTCGAGCACGTATCCTCCGCGCTCGCAGAAGAGCCTCCTTGCGGCCTCCGGCGCGCTGAGCGCCTCCCCGCCCGTTCCCTCTCCCGCCCCGCTCGCCGCGCGGAGGTCCATCCGCGCCCCCAGCGCCGCGCCCGGCGCGGCCGTCAGCATCATCTCCGCGACCGCGACGCCGAGCCCCCCGTCCGAGATGTCGTGGCACGAGAGCGCGAGGCCCGCTGCGGCCAGATCGGTGACGGCGGCCGCCATCGCGCGCTCCTCGCGCGGCGCAACGCGCGCGGGCGCGCCGCCGGCCGACTCGAGCACGGCGCGCGCGAACTCCGACGCGCCGAGCCCGCCCGCCCGCTCGCCGACGAGGTAGAGCGCGCTCCCCGCCGCCTTGAACCCGGCCGTGAGGTGTCGCGCGCAGTCGTCGAGCCGCCCGACGCAGCAGACGACCGGCGACGGCACCACGGCGCTCCCGGTCGAGGACTGGTTGTAGAAGCTCACGTTCCCCGAGATCACCGGGAGCGGCTCGTCGCGGTCCTTGAGCCCGATCCCCCGCGCGGCGTCGCCGATGCCGCGGACGGTCTCGACGAAGTCGTGGAAGACCTCCGGCACCTCGGGGTTCCCGAAGTTCAGGCAGTCCGTGATGGCCAGCGGCTCCGCGCCGGCGGCCGCGACGTTCCGCACGGCCTCCGCGACCGCCGCGGCGCCCGCCTCGTACGCGTCGAGGGCACCCATGGAGGCGCACCCGCCCACCGCGACCGCGACGCCCACGTCGGAGCCCGGCACCGGCGCGATGACGCACGCGTCCGCCTCGCCCGGCCTCACGAGCGTGTTGCCCTTCACCTCGCTCTCGTAGTGCCGGTACACGTGCTCCCGCGACGCCACGTTCGGCGAGCCCAGCACCCGGACGAGCGCGGCGCCGAGATCGAGGTCGTCCGGCACCGGCCGCTCGGTGAGCGTGCGCTGCCTCGCCCGCGCCTGGCGGTCGTACGAGATGCCCGTCGTGATCTCCTCGGTGCTCGCGTCGCACACGACCGAGCCCTCGTGGACGAGCACGTATCTCGGCTCGGGGATCACCTCCCCGATGACCGCCGCCCGCGCCCCGTGGCAGAGCTCGGGCAGCTCGAACCGCTCGTTGTAGATGCGAAGCACGTCAGGCGAGAGCCCGCGCGGCACGACGAGGCAGTAGCGTTCCTGCGTCTCCGAGCACGCGATGACCTCGGGCGCAAGCCCGTCCTCCGCGACGGGCACGCGAGAGAGGTCCACGCGCATGCCGACGCCGGCCGCCGCTCCGAGCTCCGACGTCGCGCACGCGATGCCGCCCGCGCCCAGGTCCTTGTAGCCGATGGCCGCGCCGCGCTCGCGCGCGAGGGCCAGCGCCTCTGCCGTCGCCACGGCGAGCATCCTCTTCAGGAACGGGTCGGGCACCTGCACGGCGTACTTGTCGCCGAGCGCGCGCTCCTCGTCGAGGACGCGCGAGGCGAAGGTCGCGCCGCCGAACCCCGACGGGTCCGTGGGCTTGCCGACGAGGATCACGTCGTACGGCGCGTCGCGGGCCTCGACGGGAACGCGGCTCCGCACGACGGCCGCCTCCTCGACGACCCCGAGCGCGATCACGTTCACCAGGCAGTTCTCGTCGAACGAGCGGTCGAAGAAGACGTCGCCCCCCAGGTTCGGGACCCCGAGCGCGTTTCCGTACTGCCAGATGCCCTCGACCACGCCGTGGACGATCTCGCGCGTCCGCTCCGCGTTCGGGCCCGCGGGGTCGCCGAACCGGAGCGCGTCGAGCACGCCGACCACGTCGGCGCCCATGCAGTACACGTCGCGCACGATGCCGCCGATGCCGGTCGCCGCGCCCTCGTTCGGGACGATCTGCGAGGGGTGGTTGTGGCTCTCGTGCGCGACGACCAGACACCACGACGTCCCGCCGGCCTCGCACAACCGCACGATGCCCGCGTCCTCGCCCGGGCCAAGCACGACGTTCGACGCGCTCGTGGGGAGATGCGCGCCGAGCACCTTCCGGCTGCTCTTGTAGGAGCAGTGCTCGCTCCACATCGTGTTGAAGATGTGGGCCTCGACGACGGTGGGGTCCCGGCCCAGGAGCGCCGCGACCTTCCGCGCCTCGTCGAGCGTGAGCGTGATGCCCGCCCCGGAGAGGGCGCGGGCCAGCGAGGCATCGTCGGCGGAGAGAACCGGGATGGAAGCGGCGGCCGCCCGGGAGGAACTCACCTCGGGGCCTCCTCGAGCTTGAGGTCGTGCACCCTGCGCGAGCCGTTCCTCACGACCGTGAGCGAGACCACGTCGCCGACGCGCGCGCCGAAGATCGCGCGCCGCGCCTCGCGGACGCTCGCGACCTCCTTGCCCTCGACCGCGACGATGACGTCGCCGACGCGCACGCCCGCGCGCTCCGCGGGGCTGCCCGGCTCGACGAACGACACGAGCGCGCCGGAGAGCCGCCCCTTGCCGCGCGCCGCGCCCACGTCCTGGACCCCGATGCCCACCCACACGTCGCGCACCCGCCCGTAGCGGATGAGCTCGTTGACGATCTCGCGCACGACGTTGACCGGGATGGCGAACCCGAGCCCCTCCGAGCCGCCGCTCGAGGTGAAGATGAACGAGTTGATGCCGATGACCTCGCCGCGCCCGTTCACGAGCGGTCCGCCCGAGTTCCCCGGGTTGATGGCGGCGTCGGTCTGGATCATGTCCTTGTAGACCGCGCCCGTCTGGGGCTCCGCG includes:
- the purL gene encoding phosphoribosylformylglycinamidine synthase subunit PurL, with the translated sequence MSSSRAAAASIPVLSADDASLARALSGAGITLTLDEARKVAALLGRDPTVVEAHIFNTMWSEHCSYKSSRKVLGAHLPTSASNVVLGPGEDAGIVRLCEAGGTSWCLVVAHESHNHPSQIVPNEGAATGIGGIVRDVYCMGADVVGVLDALRFGDPAGPNAERTREIVHGVVEGIWQYGNALGVPNLGGDVFFDRSFDENCLVNVIALGVVEEAAVVRSRVPVEARDAPYDVILVGKPTDPSGFGGATFASRVLDEERALGDKYAVQVPDPFLKRMLAVATAEALALARERGAAIGYKDLGAGGIACATSELGAAAGVGMRVDLSRVPVAEDGLAPEVIACSETQERYCLVVPRGLSPDVLRIYNERFELPELCHGARAAVIGEVIPEPRYVLVHEGSVVCDASTEEITTGISYDRQARARQRTLTERPVPDDLDLGAALVRVLGSPNVASREHVYRHYESEVKGNTLVRPGEADACVIAPVPGSDVGVAVAVGGCASMGALDAYEAGAAAVAEAVRNVAAAGAEPLAITDCLNFGNPEVPEVFHDFVETVRGIGDAARGIGLKDRDEPLPVISGNVSFYNQSSTGSAVVPSPVVCCVGRLDDCARHLTAGFKAAGSALYLVGERAGGLGASEFARAVLESAGGAPARVAPREERAMAAAVTDLAAAGLALSCHDISDGGLGVAVAEMMLTAAPGAALGARMDLRAASGAGEGTGGEALSAPEAARRLFCERGGYVLEIEPRSEDAARGVLERRGAWCARVGVVTADASLVITGAGPRDIALPMAALARAWSRGATEVML